Proteins found in one Amycolatopsis umgeniensis genomic segment:
- a CDS encoding LLM class flavin-dependent oxidoreductase, with translation MTTRSFRFGVIAAVNPELGPFTELARRTESLGYHTLLVPDPVGGLDPLTVLPAGFAVTSELRLGTFVLANAFRDRYQLDWQARSLHTMSGGRFELGLGTGRPGAEIIAAGLKRPFGTGSQRLADLAATVDQMTSARDRPPLLISGAGPKVLDLAARKADIITLALPPLSDANVAQSLVDLVRGSAGDRFGDIELGLNLLAIGAEPTPWMRQALGVDAPDLAAAGAVTVLPGDPAEAADVLRARRETLGVSYVKINAAALDAFAPVVAELRGT, from the coding sequence ATGACCACCAGATCGTTCCGCTTCGGCGTCATCGCCGCGGTGAACCCGGAGCTCGGACCGTTCACCGAACTGGCGCGCCGGACGGAATCCCTCGGTTACCACACTTTGCTGGTCCCGGACCCGGTCGGCGGGCTGGACCCGCTCACCGTGCTGCCCGCGGGATTCGCGGTGACCTCGGAGCTGCGCCTCGGCACGTTCGTGCTGGCCAACGCCTTCCGTGACCGGTATCAGCTGGACTGGCAGGCGCGCAGCCTGCACACGATGTCCGGTGGGCGGTTCGAGCTCGGCCTCGGCACCGGACGCCCGGGCGCGGAGATCATCGCCGCCGGACTGAAACGTCCGTTCGGCACCGGCTCCCAGCGGCTGGCGGACCTCGCCGCGACGGTCGACCAGATGACGAGCGCGCGGGACAGGCCGCCGCTGCTGATCAGCGGTGCGGGCCCGAAGGTGCTGGATCTCGCGGCCCGGAAGGCCGACATCATCACGCTGGCCCTGCCTCCGCTGAGCGACGCCAACGTGGCGCAGTCCTTGGTGGATCTCGTCCGCGGTTCGGCGGGAGACCGCTTCGGCGACATCGAACTGGGGCTGAATCTGCTGGCGATCGGGGCCGAGCCGACGCCGTGGATGCGGCAGGCACTCGGTGTCGACGCGCCCGATCTGGCCGCCGCCGGCGCTGTCACCGTGCTGCCCGGCGACCCCGCCGAAGCGGCCGACGTCCTGCGCGCGCGACGGGAGACGCTGGGCGTCTCGTACGTGAAGATCAACGCCGCGGCCCTCGACGCTTTCGCGCCGGTGGTGGCCGAGCTTCGCGGCACCTGA
- a CDS encoding endonuclease/exonuclease/phosphatase family protein yields MTTSRRAARRRALTVAVTSGLVVSGAAIAAAPAALAAPSADAVIAEIYGGGGNSGATLSNDFIELANRGAAAVSLDGFSVQYAPASGNSWQVTPLTGSVAPGARYLVAEAKGAGGSVALPTPDATGTIPLSATAGTIALVQGTTALTCKTAADCAADTRIKDLAGFGPAAVIREGAPAPAPSNTTSVARAAALVDTDDNAADFTSGAPTPTNSKGETPGETGPPPVNAKIHDIQGTTRISPFKDQKVAGVTGVVTAIRSFGSARGFWITDTAPDADPRTSEGLFVFTGSTTPAVAVGDAVTATGTIREFYPDAPATSPYQSLTELTGAQWTVDSSRNALPAATVVTPDSVPDTVAPAPGGTIEPLPLEPAKYSLDFWEAHESEIVSVSDARVVGPTSSFNELYVTTKPKQNPSVRGGAVYLDYDRLNTGVLKVASLIPFAEVPFPKVNTGDVLTGETSGPVEYSNFGGYTLFATKLGATKDNGLKRESTRAQRSGELSVATYNVENLSALDSVEKFGELAKAIATNLAKPDILNLEEIQDNNGPANDGTVVADQTLQKFVDAIVAAGGPRYEWRQIDPENGKDGGQPGGNIRVGFLFNPARVSFVDRPGGTATTPVDVVKERGKTHLTVSPGRVDPANEAWAASRKPLVGEFVFQGRTVFVIANHFNSKGGDQPTHGRNQPPVRSSEVQRAKQATVLRGFIDKLLASDKNANIVVAGDLNDYPFSPAVKTLTAGGALKDLIASLPENERYSYVFEGQSQVLDHILASKAPRGTDYDVVHLNAEFAQQASDHDPQVLRFRPSAGNPVQDAFYDLADYLEKVLGPYLPKP; encoded by the coding sequence GTGACCACATCCCGCCGTGCTGCCAGGAGACGGGCCCTGACCGTGGCCGTCACCTCCGGCCTGGTCGTGAGCGGTGCTGCCATCGCAGCCGCTCCGGCCGCGCTCGCCGCGCCCAGCGCCGACGCCGTGATCGCCGAAATCTACGGCGGTGGCGGCAACTCGGGTGCGACGCTGAGCAACGACTTCATCGAACTCGCCAACCGCGGCGCGGCGGCCGTGAGCCTCGACGGCTTCAGCGTCCAGTACGCGCCCGCGTCGGGGAACAGCTGGCAGGTCACGCCGCTGACCGGAAGTGTCGCCCCGGGCGCGCGGTACCTGGTCGCGGAGGCGAAGGGCGCGGGCGGCAGTGTCGCCCTGCCGACCCCGGACGCCACCGGGACGATCCCGCTGTCCGCCACGGCGGGCACCATCGCGCTCGTCCAGGGCACCACGGCGCTGACCTGCAAGACCGCCGCCGATTGCGCGGCCGACACGCGGATCAAGGATCTGGCAGGCTTCGGCCCGGCCGCCGTCATCCGCGAGGGGGCCCCGGCGCCCGCGCCGTCCAACACCACGTCCGTCGCCAGGGCGGCGGCGCTGGTGGACACCGACGACAACGCCGCCGACTTCACCTCCGGCGCCCCCACCCCGACCAACTCCAAGGGCGAGACGCCGGGCGAGACCGGCCCGCCGCCGGTGAACGCGAAGATCCACGACATCCAGGGCACCACCCGGATCTCGCCGTTCAAGGACCAGAAGGTCGCCGGGGTCACCGGCGTCGTGACCGCGATCCGGAGTTTCGGTTCGGCGCGCGGGTTCTGGATCACCGACACCGCTCCCGACGCCGACCCGCGCACCAGCGAGGGCCTGTTCGTCTTCACCGGCTCCACCACGCCCGCCGTGGCCGTGGGTGACGCCGTGACCGCCACCGGCACCATCCGCGAGTTCTACCCGGACGCGCCCGCGACCTCGCCGTACCAGTCGCTCACCGAGCTGACGGGTGCACAGTGGACGGTCGATTCGAGCAGGAACGCTTTGCCCGCCGCGACCGTCGTCACGCCGGACTCGGTCCCGGACACCGTCGCCCCCGCTCCTGGCGGGACCATCGAGCCGCTTCCGCTGGAGCCCGCGAAGTACTCGCTGGACTTCTGGGAGGCGCACGAGAGCGAGATCGTCAGCGTCTCCGACGCGCGCGTCGTCGGCCCGACGTCGTCGTTCAACGAGCTTTACGTGACCACCAAGCCGAAGCAGAACCCGAGTGTCCGCGGCGGCGCGGTGTACCTGGACTACGACCGGCTCAACACCGGTGTGCTCAAGGTCGCGTCGCTGATCCCGTTCGCCGAGGTGCCGTTCCCGAAGGTCAACACCGGCGACGTGCTCACCGGCGAGACCTCCGGCCCGGTCGAGTACAGCAACTTCGGCGGCTACACGCTGTTCGCGACGAAGCTGGGTGCCACCAAGGACAACGGGCTGAAGCGAGAGAGCACCCGCGCGCAGCGCAGCGGTGAACTTTCGGTGGCCACCTACAACGTCGAGAATCTGTCTGCTTTGGACAGTGTGGAGAAGTTCGGCGAGCTGGCCAAGGCCATCGCCACCAACCTGGCGAAGCCGGACATCCTGAACCTGGAAGAGATCCAGGACAACAACGGTCCGGCCAACGACGGCACCGTCGTGGCGGACCAGACGCTGCAGAAGTTCGTCGACGCGATCGTCGCCGCCGGCGGCCCGCGCTACGAGTGGCGTCAGATCGACCCGGAGAACGGCAAGGACGGCGGCCAGCCGGGCGGCAACATCCGCGTCGGCTTCCTGTTCAACCCCGCTCGAGTGTCCTTTGTGGATCGTCCTGGTGGCACCGCGACCACCCCGGTCGACGTGGTCAAGGAACGCGGCAAGACCCACCTGACCGTTTCGCCCGGCCGCGTCGACCCGGCCAACGAGGCGTGGGCGGCCAGCCGCAAGCCGCTCGTCGGCGAGTTCGTCTTCCAGGGCCGCACCGTGTTCGTCATCGCGAACCACTTCAACTCCAAGGGCGGCGACCAGCCGACCCACGGCCGCAACCAGCCGCCGGTCCGGAGTTCCGAGGTACAGCGGGCCAAGCAGGCGACCGTGCTGCGCGGCTTCATCGACAAGCTGCTCGCGTCGGACAAGAACGCGAACATCGTCGTCGCCGGTGACCTGAACGACTACCCGTTCTCGCCCGCCGTGAAGACGCTGACCGCGGGTGGCGCGCTGAAGGACCTCATCGCGTCGCTGCCCGAAAACGAGCGGTACAGCTACGTTTTCGAGGGTCAGTCGCAGGTGCTGGACCACATCCTGGCGTCGAAGGCGCCGCGCGGGACCGACTACGACGTCGTCCACCTGAACGCCGAGTTCGCCCAGCAGGCGAGCGACCACGACCCGCAGGTGCTGCGGTTCCGGCCGAGCGCGGGCAACCCGGTCCAGGACGCGTTCTACGACCTGGCGGACTACCTGGAGAAGGTGCTCGGCCCTTACCTGCCGAAGCCGTAG
- a CDS encoding BNR-4 repeat-containing protein: MRRLLCALIPLLAAGLVTPVSAAAETGFEVMTPASTVASRTDRRPNAGGVYDPIARKTFISWSGKAADTYVQAYDHRTGAWTAPKKIADGESDPHNYPTMLLAGDGHLLIFRGMHNTRTVISRAPRAHSLDGTWTDTEVPQGDSASYPMPVKTVDGTLFLFYRETTNELDPQANTDFRPMKYLVSRDNGKTWKNSVQLTGKQWAFGSLGRADHMDEIYVGQLRYLPSSGRIQFVYTLAGGGPTQHKHDVYHRNVYYLSFDVRTLRFFSAAGRDLGTQVDDAEQERYLKVVETPLELPGGLKSPDYILQVGTQRDGKPFVTWFQFDAAGSPRDFAGAWNGRNWEVREVANGLRLREIEQLNGGTWRVYGTRDGQPGIETFLLENGRTWKPETLITTAKPVQRVEVIAGFRDPARILATGASSARDVSVADGDIYVAGTPGK; the protein is encoded by the coding sequence ATGCGCAGACTTCTTTGCGCGCTCATCCCACTCCTCGCGGCAGGTCTCGTGACCCCCGTTTCCGCGGCGGCGGAGACCGGGTTCGAGGTGATGACCCCGGCGAGCACGGTCGCGTCCCGCACGGACAGGCGTCCGAACGCGGGCGGCGTTTACGACCCCATCGCGCGCAAGACGTTCATCTCGTGGTCCGGCAAGGCCGCGGACACCTACGTCCAGGCCTACGACCACCGGACCGGTGCCTGGACGGCGCCGAAGAAGATCGCCGACGGCGAGTCCGATCCGCACAACTACCCGACGATGCTGCTCGCCGGCGACGGTCACCTGCTGATCTTCCGCGGCATGCACAACACGCGCACCGTGATCAGCCGCGCGCCGCGGGCCCATTCGCTGGACGGCACCTGGACCGACACCGAGGTCCCCCAGGGCGACTCGGCGAGCTACCCGATGCCGGTCAAGACCGTCGACGGCACGCTGTTCCTGTTCTATCGCGAGACCACCAACGAGCTCGATCCGCAGGCGAACACCGACTTCCGCCCGATGAAGTACCTCGTGTCCCGCGACAACGGGAAGACGTGGAAGAACTCCGTGCAATTGACCGGGAAACAGTGGGCGTTCGGCTCGCTGGGCCGGGCCGACCACATGGACGAGATCTACGTCGGCCAGCTGCGGTACCTGCCGTCGTCCGGACGGATCCAGTTCGTCTACACCCTCGCGGGCGGCGGGCCGACGCAGCACAAACACGACGTCTACCACCGGAACGTCTACTACCTGTCCTTCGACGTCCGCACCCTGCGCTTCTTCTCCGCGGCGGGCCGCGACCTCGGCACCCAGGTCGATGACGCCGAGCAGGAGCGGTACCTCAAGGTCGTCGAAACCCCGCTCGAACTCCCCGGCGGGCTCAAGTCGCCGGACTACATCCTGCAAGTCGGCACGCAACGCGACGGCAAGCCGTTCGTCACCTGGTTCCAGTTCGACGCCGCGGGCTCGCCACGCGATTTCGCGGGCGCGTGGAACGGCCGGAACTGGGAAGTGCGCGAAGTCGCGAACGGACTCCGCTTGCGCGAGATCGAACAGCTCAATGGCGGCACTTGGCGCGTTTACGGAACGCGGGACGGACAACCGGGCATCGAAACGTTCTTGCTCGAGAACGGACGTACCTGGAAGCCGGAAACCTTGATCACCACAGCGAAACCGGTCCAGCGCGTCGAAGTGATCGCCGGCTTCCGGGATCCCGCCCGCATTCTGGCGACCGGCGCGTCCAGTGCGCGTGACGTCTCCGTGGCCGACGGTGACATTTATGTTGCGGGAACCCCGGGCAAATAG
- a CDS encoding limonene-1,2-epoxide hydrolase family protein: MTDPKTVVTGFLQALEELDIDRALSFVAIDIVYQNVPLPPARGLSAVEKQLRTMARYGSGFEARTHHIAADGPIVLTERTDVLRRGAWEAEFWVCGTFEVRDGRIVLWRDYLDWTTFLAASAKGAGKAAVAGAKSLIGKYRARPELGR; the protein is encoded by the coding sequence ATGACGGATCCGAAGACCGTGGTGACCGGTTTCCTTCAGGCCCTCGAAGAGCTCGACATCGACCGTGCGCTGAGTTTCGTGGCGATCGACATCGTGTACCAGAACGTCCCGCTTCCCCCGGCTCGCGGCCTCTCGGCGGTGGAGAAGCAGTTGCGCACCATGGCCCGCTACGGCAGCGGGTTCGAGGCGCGCACCCATCACATCGCCGCCGACGGCCCGATCGTGCTCACCGAGCGCACCGACGTCCTCCGGCGCGGGGCGTGGGAGGCGGAGTTCTGGGTGTGCGGCACGTTCGAGGTGCGCGACGGCCGCATCGTGCTGTGGCGCGACTACCTCGACTGGACGACGTTCCTGGCCGCGAGCGCGAAGGGCGCGGGCAAGGCCGCCGTCGCCGGGGCGAAGTCGCTCATCGGCAAGTACCGGGCGCGGCCGGAACTCGGGCGCTGA